One Nonomuraea angiospora DNA segment encodes these proteins:
- a CDS encoding DUF948 domain-containing protein, with amino-acid sequence MLTAGEVAGLIAATGWIVLVCVLAMVLVKLARLLTEATKAVSDLNDRLTPLLDDMSVTVNETNRQLIAVEAITKDVKQVSGHAAKLSAVTQTIFTGPLIKVSSLAYGVRRAIEARRPRKAVPRTRQGQAR; translated from the coding sequence ATGCTTACCGCTGGAGAGGTCGCCGGCCTGATCGCGGCCACCGGCTGGATAGTCCTGGTCTGCGTGCTCGCCATGGTGCTCGTCAAGCTGGCCAGGCTGCTCACCGAGGCCACCAAGGCGGTCTCCGACCTGAACGACCGCCTGACGCCGCTGCTCGACGACATGAGCGTCACGGTCAACGAGACCAACAGGCAGCTGATCGCCGTCGAGGCCATCACCAAGGACGTCAAGCAGGTCAGCGGCCACGCGGCGAAGCTCAGCGCGGTGACGCAGACCATCTTCACCGGGCCGCTGATCAAGGTGTCCTCGCTCGCGTACGGCGTCCGCCGCGCCATCGAGGCCCGCAGGCCCCGCAAGGCCGTCCCGAGGACGCGTCAGGGGCAGGCGCGATGA
- a CDS encoding replication-associated recombination protein A → MRPRTLDEVIGQRHLLGPGTPLRRLVESEAPMSLFLWGPPGTGKTTLAYVVSNVTKRRFVEVSAVSAGVKDVRAAIDNARRELGMSGRQTVLFVDEVHRFNKAQQDALLPAVENRWVTFIGATTENPFFSVISPLLSRSLLLTLESLSEDDIRAVLERAVSDPRGLGGRATLAPQALEHLVRLAGGDARRSLTYLEAAALLADDITIEVVEKAVDKAAVRYDRQGDQHYDVISAFIKSMRGSDADAALHYLARMIEAGEDPRFIARRIVIFASEDVGMADPTCLQTAVAAAQAVQLIGLPEGQINLAHAVIHCAMAPKSNAVVKAIGAAVGDVRRGLIGQVPGHLRDAHYPGAAKLGHGDGYKYPHDFDHGVVRQEYAPEQVRDRRYYEPTRHGAEAPVADRWAKIRDFLRGS, encoded by the coding sequence ATGCGACCGCGCACGCTCGACGAGGTGATCGGTCAGCGGCACCTGCTCGGCCCCGGCACCCCGCTGCGGCGCCTGGTCGAGAGCGAGGCTCCCATGTCGCTGTTCCTGTGGGGGCCGCCCGGCACCGGCAAGACCACGCTCGCCTACGTCGTCTCCAACGTCACCAAACGCCGCTTCGTCGAGGTCTCCGCCGTGTCGGCCGGCGTCAAGGACGTCCGCGCCGCCATCGACAACGCGCGGCGCGAGCTCGGCATGAGCGGACGGCAGACGGTGCTGTTCGTGGACGAGGTGCACCGCTTCAACAAGGCCCAGCAGGACGCGCTGCTGCCCGCCGTGGAGAACCGCTGGGTCACCTTCATCGGCGCGACCACCGAAAACCCGTTCTTCTCGGTCATCTCGCCGCTGCTGTCGCGCTCGCTGCTGCTCACCCTGGAGTCCCTGTCCGAGGACGACATCCGCGCCGTGCTGGAGCGGGCCGTCTCCGACCCGCGCGGCCTCGGCGGCCGCGCCACGCTCGCGCCCCAGGCGCTGGAGCATCTCGTACGCCTGGCGGGCGGCGACGCGCGCAGGTCGCTGACGTACCTGGAGGCGGCCGCGCTGCTGGCCGACGACATCACCATCGAGGTGGTGGAGAAGGCCGTCGACAAGGCCGCCGTACGCTACGACCGGCAGGGCGACCAGCACTACGACGTGATCAGCGCGTTCATCAAGTCGATGCGCGGCTCCGACGCCGACGCGGCCCTCCACTACCTGGCCCGCATGATCGAGGCCGGGGAGGACCCGCGCTTCATCGCCCGCCGCATCGTCATCTTCGCCTCCGAGGACGTCGGCATGGCCGACCCGACCTGCCTGCAGACCGCCGTGGCCGCGGCCCAGGCGGTGCAGCTCATCGGGTTGCCGGAGGGGCAGATCAACCTGGCGCACGCGGTCATCCACTGCGCGATGGCCCCCAAGTCCAACGCCGTGGTCAAGGCCATCGGGGCGGCCGTCGGCGACGTCCGCCGCGGCCTCATCGGCCAGGTCCCCGGCCACCTCCGCGACGCCCACTACCCCGGGGCGGCCAAGCTGGGGCACGGGGACGGCTACAAGTATCCCCACGATTTCGATCATGGGGTGGTGCGGCAGGAGTACGCGCCCGAGCAGGTGCGCGATCGCCGCTACTACGAGCCCACCCGCCACGGCGCCGAGGCGCCGGTCGCGGACCGCTGGGCCAAGATCCGCGACTTCCTCCGCGGCTCCTGA
- a CDS encoding DUF2231 domain-containing protein — MFDQILGLPAHPLIIHFAVVLTPLLVVVAAVYAIVARWRTYAAWAVVLLSLASPVAVFAAKESGESLKAARFATADGELGSRINAHESFANPLLVSVLGLAVAALLLVYATSPARDSVGRDRFGRAATLTLSALTLVLAAVAGYYVFRAGDSGARAVWGA; from the coding sequence ATGTTCGACCAGATCCTCGGCCTGCCGGCGCATCCGCTGATCATCCACTTCGCCGTCGTGCTGACCCCGCTGCTGGTGGTCGTGGCGGCCGTCTATGCGATCGTCGCGCGCTGGCGTACGTACGCGGCGTGGGCGGTGGTGCTGCTCTCCCTGGCCTCTCCGGTGGCGGTCTTCGCGGCCAAGGAGAGCGGCGAGAGCCTCAAGGCCGCCCGCTTCGCCACGGCGGACGGCGAACTCGGGTCCCGCATCAACGCGCACGAGAGCTTCGCCAACCCGCTGCTGGTGTCGGTGCTGGGGCTGGCCGTGGCCGCGCTGCTGCTCGTGTACGCCACCAGCCCGGCGCGCGACTCGGTCGGCCGCGACCGGTTCGGCCGGGCAGCGACGCTGACCCTGTCGGCCCTGACGCTGGTGCTGGCCGCCGTGGCGGGCTACTACGTCTTCCGCGCCGGTGACTCGGGCGCGCGAGCGGTCTGGGGAGCGTAG
- a CDS encoding peptidylprolyl isomerase, whose product MSGDDRQNEEDRQSELAREHKERQAKRAAAQTAKSRRNTFIGAGVAVVVVAGGIFAATTLVNREPSKVSAESTPSASASASTAPSVTPSAKTGPVTCTYKRETEVPNKFVGLPGKKPNMKLKKMTIVTNRGTVVVDLMTDAAPCSVNSLSFLAKKKFYNNMKCHRLVTPDVSGVHMLQCGDPLAKADGKNPTDGQGTAGYVFGDENSDISLSKGVVFMTQAGDAMGQNNSQFAISLSDENNQIGSGYNVVGVVSEGMDMLLGLATSGKDLLLNDADITGDGGTTAPKKPVIIKTITFK is encoded by the coding sequence GTGAGCGGCGACGACCGCCAGAACGAGGAAGACCGCCAGAGCGAGCTGGCGCGGGAGCACAAGGAGCGGCAGGCGAAGCGCGCCGCCGCCCAGACCGCCAAGTCACGGCGGAACACCTTCATCGGCGCGGGCGTGGCCGTCGTCGTGGTCGCGGGCGGCATCTTCGCCGCGACCACGCTGGTCAACAGGGAACCCAGCAAGGTTTCGGCGGAGAGCACCCCTTCGGCCTCGGCCTCGGCCTCCACGGCGCCGTCGGTCACGCCGTCGGCCAAGACCGGCCCGGTCACCTGCACCTACAAGCGGGAGACGGAGGTGCCGAACAAGTTCGTCGGCCTGCCGGGCAAGAAGCCCAACATGAAGCTGAAGAAGATGACGATCGTCACCAACCGCGGCACCGTCGTCGTCGATCTCATGACCGACGCCGCGCCGTGCTCGGTCAACTCGCTCAGCTTCCTGGCGAAGAAGAAGTTCTACAACAACATGAAGTGCCACCGCCTGGTCACGCCCGACGTGTCCGGCGTGCACATGCTGCAGTGCGGCGACCCGCTGGCCAAGGCCGACGGCAAGAACCCGACCGACGGCCAGGGCACCGCGGGATACGTCTTCGGTGACGAGAACAGCGACATCTCCCTGTCGAAGGGCGTGGTGTTCATGACCCAGGCGGGTGACGCGATGGGCCAGAACAACAGCCAGTTCGCCATCTCGCTGTCGGACGAGAACAACCAGATCGGCTCGGGCTACAACGTGGTCGGCGTGGTCAGCGAGGGCATGGACATGCTGCTGGGGCTGGCCACCAGCGGCAAGGACCTGCTCCTCAACGACGCCGACATCACCGGCGACGGCGGCACCACGGCGCCCAAGAAGCCGGTGATCATCAAGACCATCACCTTCAAGTAG
- the aspS gene encoding aspartate--tRNA ligase — protein sequence MIRTHKAGSLREEHAGQQVTLAGWVARRRDHGGVVFIDLRDASGSAQVVFREEDHAHDLRAEYCVKVVGQVRVRPEGNENPDLPTGAIEVVAEQVEVLSESAPLPFPIEGNVGVSEEARLKYRYLDIRRQQVANAMRTRSKATYLANEVMHELGFVYVETPTLTRSTPEGARDFLVPVRLQPGNWYALPQSPQLFKQLLQVAGLERYYQLAKCYRDEDLRADRQPEFTQIDVEMSFVDQEDVIEVGETLIGRLWKEIAGYELPTPLPRMTYADAMARYGSDKPDLRFGQELVEMTGYFAGTPFRVFQAEYVGAVVMPGGASQTRKELDGWQEWARSRGAKGLAYVLVQEDGTLGGPVAKNLTEEELSGLAAKVGAEPGDAIFFAAGPKHASRDLLGAARLEIGRRCGLIDESAWAFLWVVDAPMFEPVYDEVGREIGWTAVHHPFTGPKPEWADNFQDHPGEALAYAYDMVCNGMEIGGGSIRIHRAEMQQRVFDVLGISKEEAESKFGFLLEAFKYGPPPHGGIAYGWDRICMLLSGGDSIRDVIAFPKTASGFDPLTGAPTPITGEQRKEAGVDAKPKAEV from the coding sequence GTGATCCGCACGCACAAGGCCGGGTCGCTCCGCGAGGAGCACGCCGGGCAGCAGGTGACGCTCGCAGGATGGGTGGCCCGCCGCCGTGACCACGGCGGCGTGGTCTTCATCGACCTGCGCGACGCCTCCGGCTCGGCGCAGGTGGTCTTCCGCGAGGAGGACCACGCCCACGACCTGCGCGCCGAATACTGCGTGAAGGTCGTCGGCCAGGTCAGGGTCCGCCCCGAGGGCAACGAGAACCCCGACCTGCCCACCGGCGCGATCGAGGTCGTGGCCGAGCAGGTCGAGGTGCTGAGCGAGTCCGCGCCGCTGCCCTTCCCGATCGAGGGCAACGTGGGGGTCTCGGAGGAGGCCCGGCTCAAGTACCGCTACCTCGACATCCGCCGCCAGCAGGTGGCCAACGCCATGCGCACCCGCTCCAAGGCCACCTACCTCGCCAACGAGGTGATGCACGAGCTGGGCTTCGTCTACGTCGAGACGCCGACCCTGACCCGCTCCACGCCCGAGGGCGCGCGCGACTTCCTGGTCCCGGTGCGCCTGCAGCCCGGCAACTGGTACGCCCTGCCCCAGTCGCCCCAGCTGTTCAAGCAGCTCCTCCAGGTCGCCGGCCTCGAGCGCTACTACCAGCTCGCCAAGTGCTACCGCGACGAGGACCTGCGGGCCGACCGGCAGCCGGAGTTCACGCAGATCGACGTCGAGATGTCCTTCGTGGACCAGGAGGACGTCATCGAGGTCGGCGAGACGCTGATCGGCCGGCTGTGGAAGGAGATCGCCGGCTACGAGCTGCCGACGCCGCTGCCGCGCATGACGTACGCCGACGCGATGGCCCGCTACGGCTCCGACAAGCCGGACCTGCGCTTCGGCCAGGAGCTGGTCGAGATGACCGGCTACTTCGCCGGCACACCCTTCCGCGTCTTCCAGGCCGAGTACGTCGGCGCCGTGGTCATGCCGGGCGGGGCCTCGCAGACGCGCAAGGAGCTCGACGGCTGGCAGGAGTGGGCGCGCAGCCGCGGCGCCAAGGGCCTGGCCTACGTGCTCGTCCAGGAGGACGGCACGCTGGGCGGCCCGGTCGCCAAGAACCTCACCGAGGAGGAGCTGTCCGGGCTCGCGGCCAAGGTCGGCGCCGAGCCGGGTGACGCGATCTTCTTCGCGGCCGGCCCGAAGCACGCCTCCCGCGACCTGCTCGGCGCGGCCCGCCTGGAGATCGGCCGTCGCTGCGGCCTGATCGACGAGTCGGCGTGGGCGTTCCTGTGGGTCGTCGACGCCCCCATGTTCGAGCCCGTGTACGATGAGGTGGGCCGCGAGATCGGCTGGACCGCCGTGCACCACCCGTTCACCGGGCCGAAGCCGGAGTGGGCCGACAACTTCCAGGACCACCCGGGCGAGGCGCTGGCGTACGCGTACGACATGGTCTGCAACGGCATGGAGATCGGCGGCGGCTCGATCCGTATCCACCGGGCCGAGATGCAGCAGCGCGTCTTCGACGTGCTGGGCATCTCCAAGGAGGAGGCGGAGAGCAAGTTCGGCTTCCTGCTGGAGGCGTTCAAGTACGGGCCCCCGCCGCACGGCGGCATCGCCTACGGCTGGGACCGCATCTGCATGCTGCTGTCCGGGGGCGACTCGATCCGTGACGTGATCGCGTTCCCGAAGACGGCCTCCGGCTTCGACCCGCTCACGGGCGCGCCCACGCCGATCACGGGCGAGCAGCGCAAGGAGGCGGGCGTCGACGCCAAGCCCAAGGCCGAGGTCTAG